A section of the Flavobacteriales bacterium genome encodes:
- a CDS encoding transcriptional regulator gives MIEGLNKAFESRVRLGIMAVLVVNDWVDHAVLKDLLNVTDGNLASHLAALEGVKYVQVRKRFVGKRPNTSYKASPAGAKAFRAHLDAIDLLLNKDLRQ, from the coding sequence ATGATCGAAGGGCTCAATAAAGCGTTCGAGAGCCGCGTTCGTCTCGGCATCATGGCGGTGCTCGTAGTGAACGACTGGGTGGACCATGCCGTGCTGAAGGACCTGCTGAACGTGACCGACGGCAATCTCGCGAGCCACCTGGCCGCGCTGGAGGGCGTGAAGTACGTGCAGGTGCGCAAGCGTTTCGTGGGCAAGCGGCCCAACACCAGTTACAAGGCCAGCCCCGCCGGCGCGAAGGCGTTCCGCGCACACCTGGACGCCATCGACCTACTGCTGAACAAGGACCTCCGCCAATGA
- a CDS encoding YajQ family cyclic di-GMP-binding protein yields MPSFDIVSKIDVQTLDNAVNTAKREVETRYDLRGSNSSIELDKKALTIKLSTEDTMKLDAIEKIVLERSTKQRIDVKAFDLSGAPQPSGKLVLKTIKVQQGIERDKAKRIMKAIKDSGLKVQPQIMDDMIRVTGKKIDDLQAVISLCKGEDFEVPLQYENMKS; encoded by the coding sequence ATGCCCAGCTTCGACATCGTGAGCAAGATCGACGTCCAGACCCTGGACAATGCCGTGAACACCGCGAAACGCGAGGTGGAGACGCGCTACGATCTGCGCGGAAGCAACAGCAGCATCGAACTGGACAAGAAGGCGCTCACCATCAAACTGAGCACCGAGGATACCATGAAGCTCGATGCGATCGAGAAGATCGTCCTGGAGCGCAGCACCAAGCAACGCATCGATGTGAAGGCCTTCGACCTGAGCGGAGCGCCCCAACCCAGCGGCAAGCTCGTGTTGAAGACGATCAAGGTGCAGCAGGGCATCGAGCGCGACAAGGCCAAGCGGATCATGAAGGCCATCAAGGACAGCGGGCTGAAGGTGCAACCCCAGATCATGGATGACATGATCCGGGTGACGGGCAAGAAGATCGACGACCTGCAGGCCGTGATCTCCCTGTGCAAGGGGGAGGATTTCGAGGTGCCGCTGCAGTACGAGAACATGAAGTCCTGA
- a CDS encoding endonuclease/exonuclease/phosphatase family protein, protein MRFPKLTRHREVQLAAAMLAVACTLAFAPDAFLPMLARAFLMQWAVLFAAFAAWSLWRRRPWTFGAAAFSVCMVLLQVDAPVAELPVNTGSADLRIAQFNLLQPNRRHDEVVRMALASNADVLSFQAVSSAWAAVLDRALADAYPHAEVVPGEHCYGIALYSRRPVERMTVHHLGGSPVIEAEITGRGGPVRVFSVHATSPGSLAEHRARNAQLRALAGLVRSRGERTIVVGDLNTVSWDRAMWGLCASSGLRMGTAPRVPTFPSVLGLALIPIDHVLMTPGASVVRSGTFVIPGSDHRGLVADIAT, encoded by the coding sequence ATGAGGTTCCCCAAGCTGACACGGCACCGCGAGGTGCAGCTCGCCGCCGCCATGCTCGCCGTGGCCTGCACGCTCGCCTTCGCCCCCGATGCCTTCCTGCCCATGCTGGCCCGCGCCTTCCTGATGCAATGGGCGGTGCTGTTCGCAGCCTTCGCCGCGTGGTCGCTTTGGCGGCGAAGGCCATGGACGTTCGGCGCGGCCGCCTTCTCGGTCTGCATGGTGCTGTTGCAGGTGGATGCGCCCGTCGCCGAGCTCCCGGTGAACACCGGTTCTGCCGATCTGCGCATCGCCCAGTTCAACCTGCTGCAGCCGAACCGCAGGCATGATGAGGTGGTGCGCATGGCCCTGGCCAGCAACGCCGATGTGCTGTCCTTCCAGGCGGTGAGCTCCGCCTGGGCAGCCGTGCTGGATCGGGCCCTGGCCGATGCCTACCCCCATGCTGAGGTGGTGCCCGGCGAGCACTGCTACGGCATCGCGCTTTACAGCCGCCGACCGGTCGAACGCATGACCGTTCATCACCTGGGCGGCTCCCCGGTGATCGAGGCCGAGATCACCGGCAGGGGCGGACCTGTGCGGGTGTTCAGCGTGCACGCCACGTCGCCGGGCAGCCTGGCCGAGCACCGGGCGCGCAACGCCCAGCTCCGTGCCTTGGCCGGTCTTGTGCGTTCCCGCGGCGAGCGCACCATCGTGGTGGGCGACCTCAACACCGTGAGCTGGGACCGCGCCATGTGGGGGCTGTGCGCATCCAGTGGCCTGCGCATGGGCACGGCGCCAAGGGTGCCCACCTTCCCCTCGGTGCTGGGCCTTGCGCTCATCCCCATCGATCACGTGCTTATGACACCGGGCGCCTCCGTCGTGCGCAGCGGCACCTTCGTGATCCCGGGTTCCGATCATCGCGGCCTCGTGGCCGACATCGCCACCTGA
- a CDS encoding acyl-CoA thioesterase, whose amino-acid sequence MHAITLRFLAEPADVNYGGMVHGGAVMRWIDQAGYTCAVNWSGRYCVTVYVGGIRFHHPIRIGHLVEAEARLIHTGTTSMHIAVDIHARDPRNNKREKTTHCIIVFVAMDDERKPVAVPRWSPGTDEEKALSTYAVRLMGMREEIEEAMRPHLSGGGIQDSNPTG is encoded by the coding sequence ATGCACGCGATCACCCTTCGGTTCCTCGCCGAACCCGCGGATGTGAACTACGGCGGCATGGTACATGGCGGTGCGGTGATGCGGTGGATCGATCAGGCCGGCTACACCTGCGCCGTGAACTGGAGCGGCCGGTATTGCGTCACGGTCTACGTGGGCGGCATCAGGTTCCATCACCCGATCCGCATCGGCCATCTCGTGGAAGCCGAGGCCCGCCTCATCCACACCGGGACCACGAGCATGCACATCGCGGTGGACATCCACGCCCGGGACCCACGGAACAACAAGCGCGAGAAGACCACGCATTGCATCATCGTGTTCGTGGCCATGGATGATGAGCGGAAGCCCGTGGCCGTTCCCCGATGGTCGCCCGGCACGGACGAGGAAAAGGCCCTGAGCACCTACGCGGTCCGGTTGATGGGGATGAGGGAGGAGATCGAAGAGGCGATGCGGCCCCACCTTTCGGGCGGCGGCATACAGGACAGCAACCCCACCGGCTAG
- a CDS encoding SRPBCC domain-containing protein produces MLIWQDLGSLSDDLAIFRVVPIMPRSGPSDLSTSVTRGRKDREHPWFGPPKADRQLCVTLLPIGFPIMVGRQGVPIAQSARIMRSSSTMERETIIQRTLLVDASPRAIWHVLTEPQLTKLYLEGSQARSSWKPGSPVVWVDKVDGQERVRAKGTVMACQADRRLRYTCFLTDSDLPDEPASYTTVDILLEPERDGRTRLELWHGDFAGLPQDVRRAREAGREWVEVLVGIKRVAEEQQGQMAA; encoded by the coding sequence GTGTTGATCTGGCAGGATCTGGGATCGTTGTCTGACGATCTGGCAATTTTCCGCGTGGTGCCCATCATGCCCCGGTCGGGGCCGTCCGACCTTTCCACCTCGGTCACCCGTGGAAGGAAGGACCGCGAACATCCGTGGTTCGGCCCCCCTAAAGCCGATCGTCAGCTGTGTGTAACACTTCTCCCGATCGGCTTTCCGATCATGGTCGGGCGACAGGGTGTGCCCATCGCACAATCGGCACGGATCATGCGTTCTTCGAGCACCATGGAACGAGAGACCATCATCCAAAGGACCTTATTGGTGGACGCTTCGCCGCGCGCCATCTGGCATGTGTTGACCGAGCCGCAGTTGACCAAGCTCTATTTGGAGGGTTCCCAGGCCCGCAGTTCATGGAAACCCGGTTCCCCGGTGGTCTGGGTGGACAAGGTGGATGGTCAGGAACGGGTCCGGGCGAAAGGCACGGTGATGGCCTGTCAGGCCGACCGCCGTCTCCGGTACACCTGTTTCCTCACCGATAGCGACCTTCCTGACGAACCGGCCAGCTACACCACGGTGGACATTCTGCTCGAACCGGAGCGTGATGGTCGGACCCGGCTGGAGCTGTGGCATGGTGATTTTGCCGGCTTGCCGCAGGATGTGCGCAGGGCCCGGGAGGCTGGTCGTGAATGGGTGGAGGTCCTGGTCGGCATCAAGCGGGTGGCCGAGGAGCAGCAGGGCCAGATGGCAGCCTGA
- a CDS encoding methyltransferase domain-containing protein, with product MAWYRTWFGTPYYKLLYGHRDEDEAEAWVRAILRRSGVGQGATVLDMACGRGRHARWFAEAGCRVTGIDLSKESVAEARSEVPSARFAVHDIRVPFATAEFDLVVCLFTSLGYFEDEDDDRKALAAAFSATRPGGRFVLDFMNSVRVLKELVPMECVLAGGVRFTIARSTEGGMVVKRIMAEDDSGRHHFEERVSALAPDRLVQLVHEAGFVVLDLTDGPEPAPFDPQRSERLVIWAQRPMA from the coding sequence ATGGCCTGGTACCGCACCTGGTTCGGCACGCCCTACTACAAGCTCCTCTATGGCCATCGCGATGAGGACGAGGCGGAGGCATGGGTGCGCGCCATCCTGCGGCGCAGTGGGGTCGGGCAGGGAGCGACCGTGCTGGATATGGCGTGCGGGCGTGGCCGGCACGCCCGATGGTTCGCCGAGGCCGGATGCCGCGTGACCGGCATCGACCTCTCGAAGGAGAGCGTCGCCGAGGCCCGGAGCGAGGTGCCATCCGCCCGATTCGCGGTGCACGACATCCGGGTGCCCTTTGCCACGGCGGAGTTCGACCTGGTCGTGTGCCTGTTCACCAGCCTGGGCTATTTCGAGGACGAGGACGATGATCGGAAGGCTCTGGCCGCGGCGTTCTCGGCCACCCGGCCGGGTGGCCGTTTCGTGCTGGACTTCATGAACAGCGTTCGTGTGCTCAAGGAACTGGTGCCCATGGAGTGTGTCCTGGCCGGCGGGGTCCGATTCACCATCGCCCGGTCCACCGAAGGGGGAATGGTCGTGAAGCGCATCATGGCCGAGGATGACAGCGGCCGCCATCACTTCGAGGAACGCGTATCGGCCCTGGCCCCGGATCGTCTCGTGCAGCTGGTCCATGAGGCCGGCTTCGTGGTGCTCGACCTCACGGATGGCCCCGAGCCTGCACCCTTCGATCCGCAGCGCTCCGAACGCCTGGTGATCTGGGCGCAACGACCGATGGCATGA
- a CDS encoding T9SS type A sorting domain-containing protein — translation MSQNASEFSVELGLWIHNYGTADQPDASLNAKVEQNGTVLYDQTSTGTAINAGDSLFVTLPPFSQPTYTDDIYTVTYSISSGSFPDEFMADNMYSFTFRVDSVLSYAPIDPLTGKPTPNAHYRPGDDLDGFQSCIHFQNPNASRMAATGIYTSATTAAGTTLDGEFIGVRAYEWADTFTGLSDPNFPAQTAYTLVEEATGEYYFQADLQSEVIFVPFQDPLVLLDNTRYLFCVYTLTDGIFVGYDATLDYDEHTTLYDQPVSLVEDDGTWFNVGFGTDVTSALGVELIPAGNIGINELNTVEVTPYPNPTADMIRVPLAGLSGAADLRILDRTGKLVAEHRVSIANEVLVLEVADLSNGTYQFVLNFQDGGRTTFRVAVTK, via the coding sequence GTGTCCCAGAACGCCAGTGAGTTCAGTGTCGAACTGGGCCTGTGGATCCACAATTATGGCACCGCCGATCAACCCGATGCGAGCCTGAACGCCAAGGTGGAGCAGAACGGCACCGTGCTCTACGACCAGACCTCGACCGGTACCGCGATCAACGCCGGGGACAGCCTCTTCGTGACCCTGCCTCCCTTCTCCCAGCCCACGTACACCGACGACATCTACACGGTCACCTACTCCATCTCCTCCGGGTCGTTCCCCGATGAGTTCATGGCGGACAACATGTATTCGTTCACCTTCAGGGTCGATTCCGTGCTCAGCTACGCCCCCATCGACCCGTTGACCGGAAAGCCCACGCCCAATGCCCATTACCGGCCCGGGGATGACCTGGACGGTTTCCAATCGTGCATCCATTTCCAGAACCCCAACGCGAGCCGCATGGCCGCCACGGGCATCTACACAAGCGCCACGACCGCGGCCGGAACCACCTTGGACGGCGAGTTCATCGGCGTGCGTGCCTACGAATGGGCCGACACCTTCACCGGCCTGAGCGACCCGAACTTCCCCGCGCAGACCGCATACACCCTGGTGGAGGAAGCCACGGGCGAATACTACTTCCAGGCCGACCTCCAGAGCGAGGTGATCTTCGTGCCCTTCCAGGACCCGCTGGTGCTGTTGGACAACACCCGGTACCTCTTCTGCGTGTACACCCTTACGGACGGCATCTTCGTGGGCTACGACGCGACGCTGGACTATGACGAGCATACCACGCTGTATGATCAGCCGGTCTCCCTGGTCGAGGACGACGGTACCTGGTTCAACGTCGGCTTCGGTACGGATGTCACCAGCGCCCTCGGCGTGGAGTTGATCCCGGCCGGAAACATCGGCATCAACGAACTGAACACGGTGGAGGTGACGCCGTATCCCAACCCGACCGCGGACATGATCCGTGTGCCGCTCGCCGGCCTCAGCGGTGCCGCCGATCTGCGCATCCTGGATCGGACGGGCAAGCTGGTGGCCGAGCACCGCGTGAGCATCGCCAACGAAGTGCTGGTGCTCGAAGTGGCCGACCTCTCGAACGGCACCTATCAATTCGTCCTCAACTTCCAGGACGGCGGTCGCACCACCTTCCGTGTGGCGGTGACCAAGTGA
- a CDS encoding DUF4173 domain-containing protein, giving the protein MTDRTRRSADIRTALAVLLLAVLFDRLFWEQEIGLNLSLFALAAVGVSLALRRTASVAARWALGGLLVSAAMLVVHGSVVAAVGTLACLAVSAVLLLEPRQRNLPVALVGAFLNGVFAPLGVAGLLNNGLKQLPATRSGWRWTRLAFIPVLVGALYFLIYRAANPRFEAMTAGFLDGLFNLLGDLFAELFTPHVFFLGLGLLVSAALVHRFAPHLFAGPEWPMNASLIRQRHKRPHWLPALSMGALDRERRMGILLLMLVNALLLVVNLIDISWVWIGFTVEEGFSLKQFVHEGTWLLILSILLSIAILLYLFRGNLNFHPEARPLRLLATTWIAQNFILGISVFLRNYHYIHFHGLAYKRIGVIVFLALVLVGLVTLHLKVHERRTLIHLLRVNGWAAFVALVGLTTVNWDGVIVRFNLAHWNQGEIDVDNYLAMSDKVLPLLNQDLPKVEAQMAKHRGNRVRWVEHLDAGEFKAALDRKRDRFLKRYNAQDWRSWTWADQRTYEELMAQGTVEGIRVNP; this is encoded by the coding sequence ATGACCGACCGCACCCGCCGCTCCGCCGACATCCGCACCGCGCTGGCGGTGCTGCTCCTCGCCGTCCTGTTCGACCGCCTGTTCTGGGAACAGGAGATCGGGCTGAACCTGTCGCTCTTCGCCCTGGCGGCCGTGGGTGTTTCGCTGGCGCTTCGGCGCACCGCGTCCGTGGCAGCGCGCTGGGCCCTTGGCGGTCTGTTGGTGAGCGCCGCCATGCTGGTGGTGCATGGGAGCGTCGTGGCCGCGGTGGGCACACTGGCCTGCCTGGCGGTGAGCGCGGTGCTCCTGCTCGAGCCCCGGCAGCGGAACCTGCCGGTGGCCCTGGTCGGCGCCTTCCTCAACGGGGTCTTCGCGCCGCTGGGCGTGGCCGGCCTGTTGAACAACGGGCTCAAGCAGCTGCCTGCGACGCGTTCCGGTTGGCGCTGGACACGGCTCGCCTTCATACCGGTGCTCGTGGGGGCGCTCTACTTCCTCATCTACCGTGCCGCCAACCCGCGCTTCGAGGCGATGACCGCCGGGTTCCTGGACGGCCTGTTCAACCTGCTCGGCGACCTCTTCGCGGAGCTCTTCACACCGCACGTGTTCTTCCTGGGCCTCGGCTTGCTGGTGAGCGCCGCCCTGGTGCACCGTTTCGCCCCGCATCTGTTCGCCGGTCCGGAATGGCCGATGAACGCATCGCTGATCCGCCAACGGCACAAGCGCCCGCACTGGCTGCCTGCGCTCTCCATGGGTGCGCTGGACCGCGAGCGGCGCATGGGCATCCTCCTGCTCATGCTCGTGAACGCATTGCTGCTGGTGGTGAACCTCATCGACATCTCGTGGGTGTGGATCGGGTTCACCGTGGAGGAGGGCTTCAGCCTGAAGCAGTTCGTGCACGAGGGCACCTGGCTGCTCATCCTCAGCATCCTGCTCAGCATCGCCATCCTGCTGTACCTCTTCCGCGGCAACCTGAACTTCCATCCGGAGGCACGGCCGCTGCGCCTGCTGGCGACCACCTGGATCGCGCAGAACTTCATCCTCGGCATCTCGGTCTTCCTGCGGAACTACCATTACATCCACTTCCACGGGCTGGCCTACAAGCGTATCGGCGTCATCGTGTTCCTGGCGCTCGTGCTGGTGGGCCTTGTCACGCTTCACCTGAAGGTGCACGAGCGCCGCACGCTGATCCACCTGCTGCGCGTGAACGGCTGGGCGGCCTTCGTGGCGCTGGTGGGCCTCACCACGGTGAACTGGGATGGCGTGATCGTGCGCTTCAATCTGGCGCACTGGAACCAGGGCGAGATCGACGTGGACAACTACCTGGCCATGAGCGACAAGGTGCTGCCCCTGCTCAATCAAGACCTGCCGAAGGTGGAGGCCCAGATGGCCAAGCATCGCGGGAACCGCGTGCGCTGGGTGGAGCATCTGGATGCGGGCGAGTTCAAGGCGGCATTGGACCGCAAGCGCGACCGATTCCTGAAGCGGTACAACGCACAGGACTGGCGCAGCTGGACCTGGGCGGATCAACGGACCTATGAGGAGTTGATGGCACAGGGAACGGTGGAGGGTATCCGTGTGAACCCTTGA
- the msrB gene encoding peptide-methionine (R)-S-oxide reductase MsrB, translated as MACGQAPTRPTEAAMVMRSNPYYSETDTARLELPDSVWRAVLEPDVYHIAREKGTERAFTGAYWDHEGRGRYRCAACGNALFLADSKFASGCGWPSFFRPEREGSVLYAEDRSHGMVRTEVLCGRCGGHLGHVFDDGPPPTGKRFCMNSVVLRFEPGPAAPEPEH; from the coding sequence ATGGCCTGCGGGCAGGCCCCCACCCGGCCAACGGAAGCCGCCATGGTGATGAGGTCCAACCCCTATTACAGCGAGACGGATACGGCACGCCTGGAGCTGCCGGACAGTGTGTGGCGTGCGGTCCTGGAACCCGACGTGTATCACATCGCCCGGGAGAAGGGAACGGAACGCGCGTTCACAGGAGCATATTGGGACCATGAAGGCCGTGGGCGCTATCGGTGCGCCGCGTGCGGTAACGCGTTGTTCCTGGCGGACAGCAAGTTCGCGAGCGGGTGCGGCTGGCCCAGCTTCTTCCGACCGGAACGGGAGGGCAGCGTGCTGTATGCCGAGGACAGGAGCCACGGCATGGTCCGCACGGAGGTGCTCTGTGGCCGGTGCGGAGGGCATTTGGGCCATGTGTTCGACGACGGTCCCCCCCCCACGGGAAAGCGGTTCTGCATGAATTCGGTCGTGCTGCGGTTCGAACCTGGACCCGCTGCACCGGAGCCCGAACATTGA
- a CDS encoding DUF1987 domain-containing protein, which produces MEPLIYEGTAKTPSILFDAEQGRLELKGRSIPENSIDFYKPLIAWVDKYARAPRPSTVVHVQLEYFNTSSSKCILDLFKKLEAVRTQGNELAVHWHYEEDDEDMLEAGEDYQAIINIPFRMILVKDQEGS; this is translated from the coding sequence ATGGAACCGCTGATCTACGAAGGCACGGCCAAGACCCCCTCGATCCTTTTCGATGCCGAGCAGGGCCGGTTGGAGCTGAAGGGACGGTCGATCCCCGAGAACTCGATCGACTTCTACAAGCCCCTCATCGCCTGGGTGGACAAGTACGCCCGTGCGCCACGCCCCTCCACGGTGGTGCACGTGCAGCTGGAGTACTTCAACACCAGCAGCAGCAAGTGCATCCTGGACCTGTTCAAGAAGCTGGAGGCGGTGCGCACCCAGGGGAACGAGCTCGCGGTGCATTGGCACTATGAAGAGGATGATGAGGACATGCTGGAGGCCGGCGAGGACTACCAGGCCATCATCAACATCCCCTTCCGCATGATCCTCGTGAAGGATCAGGAAGGCTCCTAG
- a CDS encoding ZIP family metal transporter, with protein sequence MTLTATIALFLLLPLAAGALVQFSRPGSNALRLLLAFSGSFLLSVALTHMMPELYEAAGEGIGPWLLAGFMFQVVLEFFSHGIEHGHMHTSPGRALPMLTLLSLCLHSFTEGMPFADARVHTDMPFLLGVLLHKLPMAIALATVLQRSQVPVLRSWTMIAVFAVAAPAGILVGALGGGSLGEAFLHRALAVAIGMLLHIGTTIIFETTPEHRFNLQRFAAVVVGAILALWMVH encoded by the coding sequence ATGACGCTCACCGCCACCATCGCCCTCTTCCTGCTGCTGCCGCTGGCCGCTGGTGCGCTGGTGCAGTTCAGCAGGCCTGGCTCGAACGCGCTTCGCCTGCTCCTCGCCTTCAGCGGCTCGTTCCTGCTGAGCGTCGCGCTCACCCACATGATGCCCGAGCTCTATGAAGCGGCCGGTGAAGGCATCGGACCCTGGCTCCTTGCCGGGTTCATGTTCCAGGTGGTGCTCGAGTTCTTCAGCCATGGGATCGAGCACGGCCACATGCACACCTCTCCCGGGAGGGCGCTGCCGATGCTCACCCTGCTCAGCCTCTGTCTTCATTCCTTCACCGAGGGCATGCCGTTCGCCGACGCGCGTGTGCATACCGACATGCCCTTTCTGCTCGGGGTCCTGCTCCATAAGCTGCCCATGGCCATCGCCCTGGCCACCGTGCTTCAACGCTCCCAGGTGCCCGTGCTGCGCAGCTGGACCATGATCGCGGTGTTCGCCGTGGCCGCACCGGCGGGCATCCTCGTGGGCGCCCTCGGCGGCGGCAGCCTGGGTGAGGCGTTCCTTCATCGGGCCCTGGCCGTGGCCATCGGCATGCTCCTTCATATCGGCACGACCATCATCTTCGAGACCACGCCCGAACACCGGTTCAACCTGCAGCGCTTCGCTGCGGTGGTCGTCGGCGCCATCCTGGCGCTCTGGATGGTGCACTGA